From Candidatus Effluviviaceae Genus V sp.:
GCGAGGGAGATGTAGGTGAACGGTCCCGCATCAGGCGCCTCGACGCCGGAGAGGTCCCGTTCGACGAAGACCTTGCGACGTCCGACACGGAAGCCCGAGCGCAGAAGAGCCTGGTTCATCTCTGCGAGGTCGTCGCGTTCCCACGAGAGAATCTCGACTCGCTCCGGTCCGAAGGAGCGTGCGAGATGGGAGCCGAAGGCCTCGGCCACGTCTCCGAACACGTCCGGTTCGTTGCTCAGGATCTCCTGGATGAAATAGAGCCTCGGATTGAGGAACGTGCCGGTCAGCCTGCCCGCCGCGCGTCCCTCGTCCACGGCGATCAGGTGACACCGCCTGTCGCGGTGCTCCTCTCCGCCGACGAGATCGGTGAAGCTGGGTCGCCGGACCGCGATCTCGCCCGGCGCCGATGCCACCGAAAGCCAGAGCGTCTCCTCGCCCGGCCGGAGGGGATGAACATCGATGGAACGCTCTCCCGGCATCAGCCCTCCGTCGAGTCCCCGACGTTCG
This genomic window contains:
- a CDS encoding GNAT family N-acetyltransferase: MPGERSIDVHPLRPGEETLWLSVASAPGEIAVRRPSFTDLVGGEEHRDRRCHLIAVDEGRAAGRLTGTFLNPRLYFIQEILSNEPDVFGDVAEAFGSHLARSFGPERVEILSWERDDLAEMNQALLRSGFRVGRRKVFVERDLSGVEAPDAGPFTYISLAQTGEPRFVEIMSRAAEGDPFEDVAARDPMTDFRELVEYAGEMFDPTWWKVARRNGRTVGVVLPQRFPGPRNEGTLFYMGIVPERRNEGLGRALHRAGLAFLAQAGVERYIGSTDDRNVPMLRIFDANDCVRKGIQLFLTAGGGNV